The stretch of DNA CGCCGCAGACGCCCGGCGATCAGCTCGCGGTGCGCGTCCAGCGAGAAGCACGCCTCGCGCGCGACCGGCAACGCGGCGGCCCCCGGCGCCACGCGCAGCGAGTGCAGGAGCAGGAAGAAGGCGGCCATCCGGTCGAGGAGGGGCCCGTCGATCTCGCCCGCGGCGATCCGCCGCCCCTCGACGAACCCGTAGACCCCGATCCCCTCGGCCGCGAGCGCCCCGACGGGCTCGGGCACCTGGCGCACCCCCCGCGCCCAGAGGAAGGAGAGCGCGCCAAACTCCGCGGCGAGCCGGTCGACGGGGTCGCCCTCGCGCCGGCGGTAGCGCTTGGCGCAGTAGACGGCGCCGGCGCCCGTGCGCACCCGGAAGACCTCGGCGTTGGCCCCGCCGGGGATCGGCTCGGCCGAGAGCGGCACCTCGCCCCGCCAGGCGGCGAGGGCCGGCCGCAGCGCCTCGAGGATGTCGCTCACCGGGCGGCCCCGAAGAGGTGCGTGCGGATCTGCGCCCAGCTGGCGAAGGCGAGCACGCCGGCGGGCGGGGCGCCCGCGCGCGCCGGATCGTAGAGGATGCGCTCGACGCCGCGCGGGAAGTCCGGGCGCCCGAGCACCTCCACCAGGTCGTCCACGAAGTGCGTGCAGCCGGCGCGGCCGATCCGCCGGATCTTCTCGTCCTGGGTGCCGACGAAGGCGATGTCCGCCGCGGCGACGCCGAAGCGCGGCGTGAAGCCCTGCCGCCCGATCCAGGAGCGCGCCGCATCCCGCAGGGACACGCGCTCGCCGATCGCCGGGAACTCGGTCTTGTGGCTGATGATCGAGACGCGCGCCCCGGCCTCACGGCAGGCGAGCAGGAACCGATCGATGCCGGGCGCCGCCTCGGCCTCGTCCATGAGGCGCCCGTAGACGAGCCCCTGCAGCTCCGTCCAGCTGCGGTCGCCGTCGGGGAGCGCGCGGATCGCGTCGCGCACGGCGCGCTTGTTCACGGCGGTGCCGGGCGGGATGAGCCCGTCCGCGAGCGCCCGCCGGTGGAACACCCGGTCGTAGAGCGCCACGGTGTTGTCGAAGTCCAGGCCGATGTGCATCGCAATCCCGGGCGGCAGTCCGCGCGCCCGCGCGGCGCGTCCCGCCCGTCCCCTAGATGAAGTTGGCGTGCGCCGGCGGGTGGGTCAGGTCCCAGAGGTAGCGGTTGACCTTGTCCATGCGGCAGTTGACCCGGCAGCCCGCGATGTCGAGCTCGCTCTCG from bacterium encodes:
- a CDS encoding haloacid dehalogenase-like hydrolase, producing the protein MHIGLDFDNTVALYDRVFHRRALADGLIPPGTAVNKRAVRDAIRALPDGDRSWTELQGLVYGRLMDEAEAAPGIDRFLLACREAGARVSIISHKTEFPAIGERVSLRDAARSWIGRQGFTPRFGVAAADIAFVGTQDEKIRRIGRAGCTHFVDDLVEVLGRPDFPRGVERILYDPARAGAPPAGVLAFASWAQIRTHLFGAAR
- a CDS encoding phosphotransferase, which encodes MSDILEALRPALAAWRGEVPLSAEPIPGGANAEVFRVRTGAGAVYCAKRYRRREGDPVDRLAAEFGALSFLWARGVRQVPEPVGALAAEGIGVYGFVEGRRIAAGEIDGPLLDRMAAFFLLLHSLRVAPGAAALPVAREACFSLDAHRELIAGRLRR